The following are encoded in a window of Hydrogenimonas thermophila genomic DNA:
- a CDS encoding inositol monophosphatase family protein, with amino-acid sequence MTPFVKEVQSAARKLYAILSKGWHYSYSVHSDIGAGGDRTAGIDSLAETIYIDALNKFGQIDSEESGIIGCNSATKIIIDPIDGSDNAISGFPYYGSSIALERDGKVKEAVVVNLANGDFFYKIDSALMRGKLNSDNFEPVIKRKDAMVGIFEKAYAYPVLSQALLSKNIKFRSPGAVALSLAYAHNVNFVIFAGPRRRYDFAAALCMCEGLEIIEEDELLIVAKSSQLAQNLHHLALAQKG; translated from the coding sequence TTGACTCCTTTTGTCAAAGAGGTTCAATCTGCTGCTAGAAAGCTATATGCAATTCTTTCAAAAGGATGGCATTATAGCTATTCTGTACATTCAGATATAGGAGCTGGAGGTGACAGAACAGCGGGGATTGACTCTTTGGCTGAAACAATCTATATAGACGCATTAAACAAGTTTGGACAGATTGACTCTGAAGAGAGTGGTATTATAGGTTGTAATAGTGCAACTAAAATTATAATAGATCCAATTGATGGCAGTGATAATGCCATTTCTGGTTTTCCATATTATGGATCTTCAATTGCTCTTGAGAGAGATGGTAAGGTTAAAGAAGCAGTTGTTGTAAACTTGGCAAATGGTGACTTTTTTTATAAAATTGACTCTGCATTAATGCGTGGAAAACTTAATTCAGATAATTTTGAGCCTGTTATTAAAAGAAAAGATGCCATGGTCGGTATATTTGAAAAAGCATATGCTTATCCAGTTTTATCACAAGCTCTTTTGAGTAAAAATATAAAATTTAGATCTCCCGGTGCAGTAGCGCTTTCTCTAGCTTACGCACATAATGTTAATTTTGTTATCTTTGCAGGTCCAAGACGCCGATACGATTTTGCAGCGGCGCTTTGTATGTGTGAAGGATTGGAAATTATTGAAGAAGATGAACTACTGATTGTAGCAAAATCGAGCCAACTAGCACAGAATTTACACCATCTAGCACTTGCTCAAAAAGGATAA
- a CDS encoding glutamate synthase subunit beta yields the protein MQNFVFVERVDPRKRNVVERIKDFNEIYEVYSQNEASSQSERCIQCGDPYCHNKCPLHNYIPQWLKAVADKDLELAFNLSNEPSPFPEIMGRICPHDRLCEGDCTLNDGYGAITIGPVETFINEEGFKAGLKPKFADEKTGKRVAIVGAGPAGLSAATYLLRAGIDVEIFERADRPGGLLTYGIPGFKLDKNVLFRRVKWMEEAGLKIHYGVEVGKDKPFDELTRDFDAVFIGVGATKQRRPGIPNENAKGCLMAMDLLVNVQRKQFGDSYNKQVDVKDKRVVVIGGGDTAMDCVRTSLREGARSVTCLYRRDARNMPGSRKEYLNAKEEGVDFIFNASPKQVIVNNDGEVIGIEMLKTALGEPDESGRQRLKEIEGSEFRVDADVIIFALGFTPVPFEFLSANGIETNSWGGIEIDENFETSTKGVYAGGDCRRGADLVVTAVYDGREAAKAIIKNLLG from the coding sequence ATGCAAAATTTCGTATTTGTAGAGAGAGTTGACCCAAGAAAGCGCAATGTTGTAGAACGGATCAAAGATTTTAATGAGATTTATGAGGTATATAGTCAAAATGAAGCATCTAGTCAGTCAGAGCGATGTATTCAGTGTGGAGATCCGTACTGCCACAATAAATGCCCATTGCACAACTATATTCCTCAATGGCTAAAGGCTGTAGCAGACAAAGATTTAGAGTTGGCATTTAATCTTTCAAATGAGCCTTCACCATTCCCAGAAATTATGGGTCGAATTTGCCCTCATGACAGATTGTGTGAGGGTGATTGTACTCTTAATGATGGTTATGGTGCAATCACAATTGGACCTGTTGAGACATTTATTAATGAAGAGGGTTTTAAAGCTGGATTAAAACCTAAATTTGCTGATGAGAAAACAGGTAAAAGAGTAGCAATAGTTGGTGCAGGTCCAGCAGGTCTTTCTGCAGCAACTTATCTACTTCGTGCTGGAATAGATGTAGAAATTTTTGAGCGTGCTGACAGGCCAGGTGGACTTTTGACATATGGAATTCCAGGTTTTAAACTTGACAAAAATGTACTTTTCCGCCGTGTAAAATGGATGGAAGAGGCAGGACTAAAGATCCACTATGGCGTAGAAGTTGGAAAAGATAAGCCATTTGATGAGTTGACAAGAGATTTTGATGCTGTATTTATTGGTGTAGGTGCAACTAAACAAAGACGTCCAGGTATTCCAAATGAGAATGCCAAAGGATGTTTAATGGCTATGGATCTTTTAGTTAATGTTCAGCGAAAACAGTTTGGTGATTCATATAATAAGCAAGTGGATGTAAAAGATAAGCGCGTTGTTGTAATAGGCGGTGGTGACACTGCTATGGACTGCGTTCGTACATCATTGCGTGAAGGTGCAAGAAGCGTAACATGTCTTTATAGACGAGATGCTAGAAATATGCCTGGATCTCGCAAAGAGTATCTTAATGCAAAAGAGGAGGGTGTTGATTTTATTTTCAATGCATCTCCAAAACAGGTCATTGTTAATAATGATGGCGAAGTTATTGGAATTGAGATGCTTAAAACCGCTCTTGGAGAGCCTGATGAGAGTGGTAGACAACGCCTTAAAGAGATTGAAGGCAGTGAATTTAGGGTTGATGCTGATGTCATAATTTTCGCACTTGGTTTTACCCCAGTTCCATTTGAGTTTTTATCTGCAAATGGAATAGAGACAAACTCTTGGGGTGGAATTGAAATAGATGAAAACTTTGAAACATCTACCAAAGGTGTTTATGCCGGAGGAGACTGTAGAAGAGGGGCTGATCTTGTAGTTACAGCAGTTTATGATGGTCGTGAAGCTGCTAAAGCAATTATAAAAAATCTGTTGGGATAA
- the dksA gene encoding RNA polymerase-binding protein DksA, which produces MRENDIRFFKQMLEERREQILKNIEGSSKELDELHESHDVMDEGDIASVSADNLINEEIMASQQKELEEIDEALGKISQGVYGVCEMCEEPIGMQRLKVKPFAKYCITCRQIAEKSPA; this is translated from the coding sequence GTGCGGGAGAATGATATCAGGTTTTTTAAGCAGATGCTTGAAGAGAGACGTGAGCAAATTCTAAAGAATATAGAAGGAAGTTCAAAAGAGCTGGATGAATTGCATGAAAGCCATGATGTTATGGATGAAGGTGATATTGCTTCTGTTTCAGCAGACAATTTAATTAATGAAGAGATTATGGCATCTCAACAGAAAGAGTTAGAGGAAATAGATGAAGCATTAGGAAAAATATCGCAAGGAGTCTATGGAGTTTGTGAAATGTGTGAAGAGCCAATAGGAATGCAGAGATTGAAAGTTAAACCATTTGCAAAATATTGCATAACCTGCAGGCAAATAGCAGAAAAAAGTCCTGCATAA
- a CDS encoding 23S rRNA (pseudouridine(1915)-N(3))-methyltransferase RlmH: MNINVVAIAKPEKDCYSEISEHFIKMSKRFAKVNAIDIFNSKVTKAQDSGKTSAQKVYEELFSPWRQRGFTIALDPSAKEMKSEDFSKLLSDKSEVTFFIGGAFGHSKEFLKQCDRVISLSQLTMSHKIAKLVLFEQIYRALTIQFNHPYHK, encoded by the coding sequence ATAAATATCAATGTAGTAGCTATTGCCAAGCCTGAAAAAGATTGCTACTCAGAAATTAGTGAGCATTTCATCAAAATGTCTAAAAGATTTGCCAAAGTAAATGCAATTGATATTTTTAATTCCAAAGTCACCAAAGCTCAAGATAGTGGAAAAACCAGTGCTCAAAAAGTTTATGAAGAACTTTTTTCTCCTTGGAGGCAACGTGGTTTTACAATAGCTCTGGATCCATCTGCTAAAGAGATGAAGAGTGAAGATTTCTCTAAACTTTTGTCAGATAAATCTGAAGTAACCTTTTTTATTGGAGGAGCTTTTGGGCATAGCAAAGAGTTCTTAAAACAGTGTGACAGAGTTATTAGTTTATCTCAGCTAACAATGAGTCATAAGATTGCAAAATTGGTACTTTTTGAACAAATTTATCGTGCTTTAACAATTCAATTTAATCATCCATATCATAAATGA
- the accD gene encoding acetyl-CoA carboxylase, carboxyltransferase subunit beta, translated as MNFGNIFKSIRKEHPKPAEAPAHWIKCPKCNALMYYKEIDANHYVCPKCGYHMRLSADQRIKLLADEGTFIEHDSNLEPVDPLKFVDKKSYKKRLEEAKKKSGRTSSVVSGSCKIDGESVELVVFDFSFMGGSLGSVEGEKIVRAVNRALEKRCGVVIVSASGGARMQESTYSLMQMAKTSAALAKLDDEKLPFISVLTDPTMGGVSASFAMLGDIIIAEPEALIGFAGQRVIKQTIGADLPEGFQRSEFLLEHGLIDKVVQRRDLKNTIGTLLKLFSNEKNKDNDNELSVEN; from the coding sequence ATGAACTTTGGAAATATTTTTAAGAGTATACGAAAAGAGCATCCAAAGCCGGCAGAAGCACCAGCACACTGGATCAAATGTCCTAAATGTAATGCATTAATGTATTATAAAGAGATTGATGCAAACCATTATGTTTGTCCTAAGTGTGGCTATCATATGCGTCTGTCTGCAGATCAAAGAATCAAACTTTTAGCTGATGAGGGAACTTTTATAGAACACGACAGCAACCTTGAACCTGTTGATCCTCTTAAGTTTGTTGATAAAAAGAGTTATAAAAAGAGATTGGAAGAGGCAAAGAAAAAGAGTGGACGAACATCATCTGTTGTCAGTGGCTCTTGTAAAATAGATGGAGAGTCTGTTGAATTAGTTGTATTTGATTTTTCTTTTATGGGTGGTAGTTTAGGCTCTGTTGAAGGTGAAAAGATTGTTAGAGCTGTCAATCGTGCTTTAGAAAAAAGATGTGGTGTTGTAATTGTTAGTGCAAGTGGTGGTGCTAGAATGCAAGAGAGTACATATTCGCTAATGCAAATGGCAAAAACAAGTGCAGCATTGGCAAAACTTGATGATGAAAAGCTTCCATTTATCTCTGTACTTACAGATCCTACAATGGGAGGTGTGTCTGCATCATTTGCTATGCTTGGTGATATTATAATTGCGGAACCTGAAGCTTTAATTGGTTTTGCAGGACAACGTGTAATTAAACAGACTATTGGTGCAGATTTACCAGAAGGTTTTCAACGTTCAGAGTTTTTGCTAGAGCATGGTTTAATAGATAAAGTTGTACAAAGACGTGATTTAAAAAATACAATAGGTACACTGCTTAAGCTTTTTAGCAATGAAAAAAATAAAGATAATGATAATGAATTGAGTGTTGAAAATTGA
- a CDS encoding thiamine phosphate synthase: MKIYALLDEASLQKFGWNTKQFVERAKNVGAQIIQYRNKNGSLKEIKSRLQEIVSLFDGIVIVNDYPELAHLCHGLHVGQEDLKNFGATSHEAVLTLKKKIGDSRWLGISTHNAEEIEIANTLPLNYIGLGAYRNTNTKSDARVLGDELPRLAALSRHPVAAIGGVTLSDKIDNVTYLVIGSALYR, from the coding sequence TTGAAAATATATGCTTTATTAGACGAAGCTTCTTTGCAAAAATTTGGCTGGAATACAAAGCAGTTTGTTGAGCGGGCAAAAAATGTAGGTGCACAGATTATTCAGTATAGAAATAAAAATGGCTCACTAAAAGAGATTAAAAGTAGGTTGCAAGAGATTGTATCACTTTTTGACGGAATTGTGATTGTAAATGACTATCCAGAATTAGCTCATTTGTGTCACGGTCTTCATGTAGGACAAGAGGATTTAAAAAATTTTGGTGCTACATCTCATGAAGCTGTTTTAACTCTAAAGAAAAAAATAGGGGATTCTCGTTGGCTGGGAATCTCTACCCATAACGCAGAAGAGATAGAAATAGCCAATACTCTACCATTAAACTACATAGGTCTTGGAGCTTACCGAAATACTAATACAAAGTCTGATGCGAGAGTTTTAGGTGATGAGTTACCAAGACTTGCTGCACTATCACGTCATCCTGTTGCTGCAATTGGTGGTGTCACTTTAAGCGATAAAATAGATAATGTTACCTATCTGGTTATAGGTAGTGCTCTTTATAGATAA
- the gltB gene encoding glutamate synthase large subunit: MDLLRGFKDNCGFGLVANIDNTPSHELLEDAIHALERMMHRGAIAADGKSGDGSGLLLSMPEKFMAKIAKEAGHTLPSQYAVAQIFYKNEDSIKVFEEMCAKNDLRVIFMRKVPVNTDALGQFALETLPTIVQVFVAPNSLMATKRFEALIYLTRRETENALREDEEFYIPSFSNRVISYKGLVMPTHIKEFYPDLNDPDFEISFSLFHQRFSTNTLPQWRLAQPFRMIAHNGEINSVEANRFNVIAKCESVKSEVFSDEELKRMMPLLQDGSSDSASLDNFFEFLRVNGMDIFKAVRAVIPAPWQNTPHMDANLRAFYEYMSTCFEAWDGPAAVSFTDGRYIGCVLDRNGLRPAKYIVTKDRRLIISSEYGVVDIEDDNILERGRLQSGEMIGLDLKYGTILKNDEINEYLKNSKPYAEWLNEQMVYLQEYVEKPFENLEYYNVDDIIEKQRYFNITQEVIDQIVEPMVKDGKEPTGSMGDDTPIAAFSNVQRNFTDFFKQKFAQVTNPPIDPIREKVVMSINTGFGEIHNILDEDPDHSQRLKTTSPILTFEKLEVLKSFGDEKHPRFKPYYKNRTYSTTFEENLKGSLEDLVYDIIEDVKNDGVRIVILDDKALGKKYKTIPMAMAVGRLNYALLDAGVRHLVSIVAITGEVIDSHSVACLLAYGASAVCPYMLFATVYKLLKDKDLTEYEMRNEFKKVHSALGAGILKIMSKMGISTVASYRNSALFDVIGLSNEVVEDCFRNSHTLVPGIGYDDIEKRIEKYHKDAFEHEHINKLFPLNVGGIYKYIDKGEYHDYAPVVSMAMRQAATTGKKEDFNVVKNLIEKRDKKMIRDFFEIKSDRKPIPVEEVEPLEAIFKRFASAAMSLGSISPEAHEAIAEAMNRIGAQSNSGEGGEDASRFNTIKNSKIKQVASGRFGVTPAYLRSAEEIQIKIAQGAKPGEGGQLPGHKVTALIARLRHTMPGVTLISPPPHHDIYSIEDLAQLIFDLKQVNPEAVITVKLVSTAGVGTIAAGVAKAYADKIIISGGDGGTGAAALGSIKFAGNPWEIGLTEAHNALKANHLRQNVHLQTDGGLKTGMDIVKAAIMGAESYAFGTGALTMVGCKMLRICHLNRCSVGIATQEPMLREHFEGSVERLINYFTLVAEDVREIMASLGYATLEELIGRTDLLKVIDDDFAKKFDFSSILMRLDGPDTCQVESNVPFDTNEFEKDVLKEASAAIQNPNKKIFIKRNICNLNRSFGALVSGEIAKYYGDAGLPEDSIKIQLKGIAGQSFGAFLIKGVSLRIDGVANDYVGKGMNGGKIIIAPLNQGEQFSAAGNTCLYGATGGKLFVAGNVGERFAVRNSGALAVVEGTGDHACEYMTGGVIVILGSTGVNFGAGMTGGLAFVYDKEHTFVENVNQELVEVRRIDTDETDEARHYLKRLLCEYYNETGSLKARRILDSFRMEIRNFWMVRPKELRKVPLNLDEGE; this comes from the coding sequence ATGGATTTATTGCGAGGATTTAAAGATAACTGTGGTTTTGGACTTGTTGCCAATATTGACAACACTCCAAGTCACGAACTTTTGGAAGATGCAATTCATGCGCTTGAACGCATGATGCACCGAGGTGCAATTGCAGCAGACGGAAAGAGTGGTGACGGAAGTGGACTACTTCTTTCTATGCCTGAAAAATTTATGGCAAAAATTGCTAAAGAGGCTGGTCATACTTTACCCTCTCAGTATGCAGTTGCCCAAATTTTTTACAAGAATGAAGATAGCATTAAAGTCTTTGAAGAGATGTGTGCAAAAAATGACTTACGTGTCATTTTTATGCGAAAAGTTCCTGTAAATACTGATGCATTGGGACAATTTGCGCTTGAAACTTTACCAACAATTGTTCAGGTATTTGTTGCGCCTAACTCACTTATGGCAACAAAACGATTTGAAGCACTCATCTATCTTACAAGACGTGAAACTGAAAATGCATTGAGAGAGGATGAGGAATTTTACATTCCAAGCTTTTCAAATAGAGTAATCAGCTATAAAGGGCTGGTTATGCCAACACACATAAAAGAGTTCTATCCAGATCTTAATGATCCTGATTTTGAGATAAGTTTTTCACTTTTCCATCAACGTTTCTCAACAAATACACTTCCTCAGTGGCGACTTGCACAGCCTTTTAGGATGATTGCTCATAATGGTGAAATTAACTCTGTTGAAGCAAACCGTTTCAATGTAATAGCTAAGTGCGAATCTGTAAAATCAGAAGTATTCAGCGATGAAGAACTAAAACGCATGATGCCACTGCTTCAGGATGGCTCAAGTGACAGTGCAAGCCTTGATAATTTCTTTGAATTTTTACGTGTAAATGGTATGGATATTTTTAAAGCAGTACGTGCTGTAATTCCTGCTCCGTGGCAAAATACTCCTCATATGGATGCAAACTTAAGAGCATTTTATGAGTATATGAGCACATGTTTTGAAGCTTGGGACGGTCCAGCAGCTGTTAGCTTTACAGATGGACGCTACATTGGATGTGTTCTAGATAGAAACGGATTGCGTCCTGCAAAGTATATTGTTACTAAAGATCGCCGTTTGATTATTTCAAGTGAATATGGTGTTGTTGATATAGAAGATGACAATATCTTAGAAAGAGGCCGTTTACAGTCTGGAGAGATGATTGGTCTTGACCTTAAGTATGGTACGATACTTAAAAATGATGAGATTAATGAGTATCTTAAAAATTCTAAGCCATATGCTGAGTGGCTTAATGAGCAAATGGTTTATCTTCAAGAGTATGTAGAAAAACCATTTGAAAATCTTGAGTACTACAATGTTGATGATATCATAGAGAAACAGCGTTACTTTAATATAACCCAAGAGGTTATTGATCAAATAGTAGAACCTATGGTTAAAGATGGTAAAGAGCCTACCGGATCAATGGGTGATGATACTCCTATTGCTGCTTTTTCAAATGTTCAACGAAACTTTACAGACTTTTTCAAGCAAAAATTTGCACAGGTAACCAACCCTCCTATAGATCCGATAAGAGAAAAAGTTGTTATGAGTATTAATACTGGATTTGGTGAGATACACAATATTTTAGATGAAGATCCAGACCATTCACAACGCCTTAAAACAACATCGCCAATATTGACATTTGAAAAGCTTGAAGTTTTAAAAAGCTTTGGTGATGAGAAGCATCCACGATTTAAACCATATTACAAAAACAGAACATATAGTACCACTTTCGAAGAGAATCTAAAGGGAAGTTTGGAAGACTTAGTTTATGACATTATTGAAGATGTTAAAAATGATGGTGTTCGAATTGTAATTCTTGATGATAAAGCACTAGGTAAAAAGTATAAGACAATACCTATGGCAATGGCTGTAGGTCGTTTAAACTATGCACTTCTTGATGCTGGAGTTCGACATCTTGTAAGTATTGTTGCAATAACAGGTGAGGTAATAGATTCTCACTCTGTAGCTTGTCTATTGGCATATGGAGCATCAGCAGTATGTCCATATATGCTATTTGCTACAGTTTACAAACTCTTAAAAGATAAAGACCTTACAGAGTATGAGATGCGTAATGAATTTAAAAAGGTTCACAGCGCATTGGGTGCTGGAATATTGAAAATTATGTCTAAAATGGGAATCTCTACTGTAGCGTCATACAGAAATTCAGCACTATTTGATGTAATTGGTCTATCAAATGAGGTAGTTGAGGACTGTTTTAGAAATTCACATACTCTTGTTCCTGGTATTGGATATGATGATATAGAAAAACGAATTGAGAAGTATCATAAAGATGCATTTGAGCATGAACATATCAATAAACTTTTCCCTCTAAATGTAGGAGGTATTTATAAGTATATTGATAAAGGTGAGTATCATGACTATGCACCTGTAGTCTCTATGGCTATGCGTCAGGCAGCTACAACAGGGAAAAAAGAAGATTTTAATGTTGTTAAAAATCTTATAGAAAAACGTGATAAAAAGATGATCCGAGACTTCTTCGAGATCAAAAGCGATCGTAAACCTATTCCTGTTGAAGAAGTAGAGCCATTAGAAGCAATTTTCAAAAGATTTGCAAGTGCAGCTATGAGTTTAGGCTCAATCTCTCCTGAAGCACATGAAGCAATAGCTGAAGCTATGAACCGCATAGGAGCTCAGTCTAACAGCGGTGAAGGTGGTGAAGATGCAAGCCGTTTTAATACTATTAAAAACTCAAAAATTAAACAGGTTGCATCAGGACGCTTTGGTGTAACACCTGCTTATCTTAGAAGTGCTGAAGAGATTCAGATCAAAATTGCTCAAGGTGCAAAACCTGGTGAAGGTGGTCAGTTACCTGGTCATAAAGTTACAGCTCTCATTGCTCGCTTGCGACATACAATGCCTGGCGTAACACTTATATCTCCGCCACCGCATCACGATATCTATTCTATTGAGGATTTGGCTCAGCTTATTTTTGACCTTAAGCAAGTTAACCCTGAAGCTGTAATAACAGTTAAGTTGGTTTCTACTGCTGGTGTAGGAACAATTGCAGCTGGTGTTGCCAAAGCTTATGCTGATAAGATTATTATCTCAGGTGGTGACGGCGGTACAGGTGCTGCAGCACTTGGTTCAATCAAGTTTGCAGGTAACCCTTGGGAGATTGGATTAACTGAAGCACATAATGCTCTAAAAGCTAACCATTTGCGCCAAAATGTTCATCTTCAAACTGATGGTGGACTAAAAACAGGTATGGATATTGTTAAAGCTGCAATTATGGGTGCTGAAAGCTATGCATTCGGTACAGGTGCATTAACAATGGTTGGTTGTAAAATGCTTCGTATATGTCACTTGAACCGATGTAGTGTAGGTATTGCTACACAAGAGCCAATGTTACGAGAGCATTTTGAAGGTAGTGTAGAGAGATTGATAAACTACTTTACTCTTGTAGCAGAAGATGTCCGGGAAATTATGGCATCTCTTGGTTATGCTACATTAGAAGAGCTAATTGGTAGAACAGACCTTCTAAAAGTGATAGATGATGATTTTGCTAAGAAGTTTGACTTTAGTTCAATTTTGATGCGCCTTGACGGTCCTGATACATGTCAGGTTGAATCAAATGTTCCTTTTGATACAAATGAGTTTGAAAAAGATGTACTTAAAGAGGCATCTGCTGCAATTCAAAATCCAAATAAAAAGATATTTATCAAACGTAACATCTGTAACCTTAACAGAAGTTTTGGTGCCCTTGTAAGTGGTGAAATAGCCAAGTATTATGGTGATGCAGGATTGCCTGAAGATAGCATTAAGATTCAACTAAAAGGTATTGCAGGACAATCATTTGGTGCTTTCTTGATCAAAGGTGTTTCACTTCGTATTGATGGTGTAGCTAACGATTATGTTGGTAAAGGTATGAATGGAGGTAAGATAATTATAGCTCCACTGAATCAAGGAGAACAATTTTCTGCTGCAGGTAACACATGCCTTTATGGTGCAACAGGTGGTAAACTTTTTGTAGCAGGCAATGTTGGTGAACGCTTTGCAGTTCGTAACTCAGGTGCTTTAGCTGTTGTTGAAGGAACTGGAGATCATGCTTGTGAATATATGACAGGCGGGGTTATTGTAATCCTCGGAAGTACCGGTGTTAACTTTGGTGCTGGTATGACAGGGGGACTTGCATTTGTATATGACAAAGAGCATACATTTGTAGAAAATGTTAATCAAGAACTGGTTGAAGTAAGACGTATAGATACTGATGAAACTGATGAAGCTCGTCACTATCTCAAGCGTCTATTATGTGAATATTACAATGAAACTGGAAGTCTCAAGGCAAGACGAATACTTGATAGTTTCAGAATGGAGATCCGTAACTTCTGGATGGTAAGACCAAAAGAGTTGCGCAAAGTACCTTTGAATTTGGATGAGGGGGAGTAA